Proteins from a genomic interval of Benincasa hispida cultivar B227 chromosome 7, ASM972705v1, whole genome shotgun sequence:
- the LOC120080760 gene encoding agamous-like MADS-box protein AGL80 gives MTRKKVKLAYIENDSARKATYKKRKRGLMKKISELSILCGIEACAIIFSPYDSQPELWPSPIGVQRVLSQFKRMPEMEQSKKMVNQETFLRQRIAKANEQLKKLRKDNREKEITRLMFQCLTATKELHGINMHDLNDLGWLVDQNLKEIATRIESLKKPSMELQLRSQPQPQPQPPSQPSTQPQTAAWLMELESPQDQMRFVGDDMLLPFGDQTYNYDNAMWSNAFFP, from the exons atgaCAAGAAAGAAAGTGAAACTTGCTTACATTGAAAATGACTCTGCAAGAAAGGCAACATacaagaagagaaagagagggcTTATGAAGaaaattagtgaattgagcATTCTTTGTGGGATTGAGGCTTGTGCAATCATCTTTAGTCCCTATGATTCTCAGCCTGAGCTCTGGCCTTCCCCCATTGGAGTCCAACGTGTTCTCTCTCAATTTAAAAGGATGCCCGAGATGGAACAGAGCAAGAAGATG GTGAACCAAGAGACGTTTCTACGACAAAGAATTGCAAAGGCAAACGAGCAGTTGAAGAAGTTGAGAAAGGACAATCGAGAGAAAGAGATCACACGACTCATGTTCCAATGCCTCACTGCTACAAAAGAGTTGCATGGCATCAACATGCATGATTTGAATGACCTCGGTTGGCTCGTCGATCAGAATCTTAAAGAGATTGCTACACGCATTGAGTCTCTTAAAAAGCCTTCCATGGAGCTTCAGCTTCGGTCTCAGCCTCAGCCTCAACCTCAGCCTCCGTCTCAACCGTCGACCCAGCCGCAAACTGCGGCGTGGCTGATGGAGCTTGAGAGCCCTCAGGATCAAATGCGGTTTGTAGGGGATGATATGCTTTTGCCTTTTGGGGATCAAACTTATAACTACGATAATGCAATGTGGTCCAATGCCTTTTTCCCTTAG